The Flavobacterium johnsoniae genomic sequence GTTTAATTTATTTAATGATTAATTCTATTTTTAAAACAAACATCGTTTTTAATTTAAATTAATCCCCAAGTAAAAACACCTGATTTTATTTAAATTGATTTATATCAAAAATAAATCCCTTTAATTGAATGCTTTTACAGAAATCCATAAGGTTAATTAAAGACCGAGCGCCCTAGCCCTGATAGCAGCGGCATCCTTTTTAGGCAAACGAAAAAGATCTTATTAAAATCGTAAAATTTCTGCTTAAAAAGATATAGCGGATAGCAGGATTAGCTCCAAAAAATCATTATAATTCCACTAAATATCCTCCTCAAAAAACACAAAAACACAAGACTAGAATAATCAATAAATATTTCGTAATTTTGCCGTCCAAATAAAAGGAATTAGAAAATGTTAGATAGACTTCAATATGTAAAGCAGCGTTTTGATGAGATTTCGGATTTGATTATTCAGCCGGATGTTATTTCTGATCAAAAACGATATAAGCTACTCAACCAAGAATATAAAAGCATTAAAGCTTTGGTTGATAAAAGAGAAGAATACATTCTTGTTTTAGCCAATATTGACGAAGCAAACGAAATTATTGCTGACGGTAGCGATGCCGATATGGTGGAAATGGCTAAAATGCAGTTGGATGAAGCAAAAGAACGTTTGCCAGAATTGGAGGATGAAATCAAATTTATGTTGATTCCTAAAGATCCTGAAGATGCTAAAAACGTTATGGTGGAGATTCGCGCGGGAACGGGTGGAGATGAAGCGAGTATTTTTGCAGGTGACTTATTCAGAATGTATACAAAATATTGCGAAAGCATGGGGTGGAGAACTTCTGTTGTAGATATGAATGAAGGTACTTCGGGTGGTTTCAAAGAGGTTATTTTTGAAGTTACTGGAGAAGATGTTTACGGAACTTTGAAGTTTGAAGCTGGTGTACACCGTGTACAACGTGTTCCGCAAACTGAAACGCAAGGTCGTGTACATACGTCGGCGGCTACGGTTATGGTTTTGCCAGAAGCGGAGGAGTTTGATGTTCAGGTTGATATGAACGATGTTCGTGTGGATTTCTTCTGTTCGTCTGGACCTGGTGGACAGTCGGTAAATACAACGAAATCGGCTGTACGTTTAACGCACATTCCAACTGGATTGGTAGCGCAATGTCAGGACGAGAAATCGCAACATAAGAATAAAGATAAAGCTTTAATGGTATTACGTTCTCGATTGTACGAAATGGAATTAGCCAAAAAGCAAGAGGAAGATGCTAAAAAACGTAGTTCTCAGGTAAGTTCTGGAGACCGTTCGGCAAAAATCCGTACGTATAACTATGCGCAAGGTCGCGTAACTGATCACCGTGTTGGTTTAACGCTTTACGATTTAGGAAATATCATGAATGGTGATATTCAGAAAATTGTTGCCGAGTTACAATTGGTAAACAATATGGAGAAATTGAAAGAAGCTTCGGAAGTTTACTAAACGTAAACTTCTTGGGTTCAAAGGTACATAGGTACAAAGGTTCAGAGGTTTTCTGGATTTGATATAATTAAAGCCGAACTTTGTTCGGCTTTTTTGTTTTTAGAAAACAAAGTAAGAAAGTATTTGCAGGTTTGTAACGATTAAAAAAAATGTACAAAAAGTATATAAACCTCTGAGCCTTTGTACCTCTGAACCTTTATACCTTTTCAAAAAAAACTTAACGAATTCATAATTCGTTAAGTTTTTTTTTGACTTTTTTTACCTCATATTTGCTGGACCAAAAATAACCAACATTAAAATTAATCTATGAAGAAAACTTTACTTTTATTATGCTTCTTTGGAAGCTTTTTTTATGCGCGATCGCAATCGTATTTCGGATTTAGAGATGACAATTATGCGGGAATTCAGTCGGCAATTTTTAATCCGTCTGCTATTGCAGCTTCAAAGTACAGCGCCGATGTTACTCTTTTTTCTGCGAGCGGAACAGGTCAGAATGATTTGTACAGTGTGAATTTTGCCAGCATTTTAGACGGCAGTTACGATTTTGACACCGAAGCTAATAAAAACTTTAAATCGAACAATAGAGGAAACTTTAATATCGATGTTTTAGGACCGTCTGTTATGTTCAATATTACGCCTGTGCATAGTATGGCGATTTTTACTCGCGTGCGTAGCATTACCAATATCGTAGATGTAAACGGACAGCTTGTAGATGAGGTAAATAAGGATACGGATTTTTCTAACAGCTTTATGATTCAAGGCGGAAATCCGAATGGTGTTACCAATTCTTGGGCAGAAATCGGAGCAAGTTATGCAACAGTTTTGCTAGATCGCGACGATAATTTTATAAAAGGAGGAATTACCGTAAAATACTTAATGGCAGGAGTAAACGGTTACCTTAACGGAAATGACATCAGCGTAGCATTCAACAGAAATAATGCTAATCCGCAACAAAGTGAATATTATTCTACGGGAACTTTAAGAACAGCTGCAAGTTACGATTATGATAATGGCGAAGATCCGAAATTCGATGCTGGTTCTGCTGGCGTAGGAGTTGATTTGGGTTTTACTTATGAATATCAAACTAATTGCCATACTTGTATTGGAAATAGATATAAGTTTAAATTAGCAGCTTCTATTACCGATATCGGAAAATTGAATTATAAAAATGTTGTAGAGAATACTTATAACTTAAACGGAAGAGTAACGCAAGATGATATAGAAAGTGCCGATAATATTTTTGAATTCTTCAACGCAAATTATACTAAAGTTTCGTCGAGAAAAGGAATTCAGGCAAATCTTCCAACGGCTTTGCATACTAACTTTGATTGGAATATCAACCAGAAATTTTACTTGAATTTAAGCACTGATTTTAGTTTAGTTGATGCTAAAAAAGTAAACGGAACTGCAATTGCCAATTCGGTAAGTTTTACGCCAAGATACGAAACAAGACAATTTAGTTTCTATGTTCCCGTAACTTACATGCAATATAGCGGAACGCAAATTGGAGCAGGTTTTAGAGCTGGACCTTTATTTGTGGGTTCTGGAACTCTTTTTACTAATTTGTTTTCAAACTCTTCTAAAGGATGCAATATTTACGCAGGTTTGAAAATTCCGATTTATCAAAATTATAATTAAGAAGGGACAAAGAAACAAAGGTTCAAAGTTGCAGAGGTTTTCACCTTTGTTCCTTTGAACCTTTGAGACTTTGTCCCTAAAAAAAAGAGCAAAATATACCAAAGGTAAATTTTGCTCTTTTTAAAAATATAGTGAAGGTCTTATCTTCATTAACCGCTTTCCCCAAGAAGCGTATAATGAAAGTTAGATACCTAGAAATACTCTCGTATATTCAAAACATTTATATAGATTAGAGTAAACGTATACACCATTTTTTAATACTATTTCGCTTAACTTTTCCATAATACTTAAATATTAAGTTAGACAATTACTCTTTAGACGTTTAATATTGTGATTCTTCGTCTTCTTCTTCAGAAGCTTGATTTGAAGATTCGTTTTGTGGTTTAGAAACCAGATTAGTTACAATCAATTGGACAACAGATCCTAGAATGCCTTTAAACATAGAATCTCCTTTTCCGACAATAAATCTTTTAGCCAGATATCCGATTCCGATGCTAATAGCAGATTGTGCCAAATGACTTTTGAAACCTACCGTTTCATTAATTTCTTCAACCGTATTTCGAATTAGATTTATCGGTTTTAGATTTTCTTTAATCTCGTCAACATGATTTTTGATGGCGCACCATTCTGTATCTTGACGAACTTCTAATTCTTGAATTTTTTGATTTAATTGATCAATATTGTAAATGGCTTCCATAAATTAGTCTTTTAAAATTATCAATAAATTAAACCTTTTAGTTTTTAGTTTCTTTTAGTATACTCGAAATGATAGTATTACCAATTGGAGTCTTAATTATTTTATGATGTGATTTTACCACTATTATGGCAACTAACAGATAAAAAAGTGCCATAATAAAAAATCCATAATAATATTCTCCCAGTTCTTTCCCAATCCATAAACTGATTCCGATATTTAAAAACAAGGTAAAAAATGCAACAACAATACCGATTGCAATCTTAGATGCCAACGATGATACACCATCGGCCACTGAACATACAGTTTTCAGTTTTAATAATTCTAAACTTGTTTTTGCGTAGTTTTCAGCTTTTTCGTAAAGATTTAAATCTTCGTTTGTTGTTGCATTTGGTTCCATGATATAGGGTTTTATGGTTTGAAAATTTCACTAATTAATTCTGAGATTAATAGAATTAATTCTGAGATTAATAGTTTGATTTTACTGTTTTAACATCATCTTTCAAGGTGTTGTAATCCTCTTTCACTTGGTTTAATTTAGATTTTCCTTCTTCAAGAATTTCTTTACCGTTTGAAGTGATAGTGTTTACTACGTTATCAAATTTTGTTTTAAGGTTATCTCCGTAATCTTTCGATTTATCTTTGATTTTTTTTCTAGTGTTAGAACCTTTGTCTGGTGCAAACAATACTCCAATAAATGCTCCCGCCGCTGCGGCTCCTAATATTCCTAAAATTGTGCTACTTGCTTTCATAATAATTGATTTAGTGATTAATATTTAATAAATTGTTGATTTAATATGTGATTTTTAAATTTCTCGACCTTTAATAAGTCTAAGAAGAATGGCAATAATGGCAATAACTAACAGTATATGGATAATGCTTCCGAAACTGTAAACAAAGAACCCTAAAGCCCAAAGTATTACCAGAATAACCGCGATTGTATATAATAAATTTGACATGGTTTTTATTTTACTGGTTAATAATTAATTCTTTTTTTAATTTAACTTATACGAAAGATATAATGTCAAATTGCTGTTTTTTGCGTCTGGAAATGTGTAAGTTGTTCCTAAAGTGGTTCTTTCTTTTCCAACAGTTGTTAAACCGTAATTGTAACGTACGCCAATACTAACTGGATCAAAATCAACTCCAACACCAGCTGCGATACCTGCATCAAATTTGGCAAGGTCATCTCTGTCAATATTTTGTTCGAATTCAATATCTCCGCTCCCAGTTACTTTAGAACTAACTAAATAAGAAGCATAACCACCCGCGTGAATGTTAAAGTTCTTAGTTACATTTACTCTAACTAACAATGGAACTTCAATATAATTCAATTTGAACTTTGCATCTCCATTAAATCCAGCACCGCTGTATTCTAGTTTTGCTCCTTTAGTAGTGAATAAAACCTCTGGCTGAATAGCTACAAAGTCAGAGATAGGAAGTGTAGCGTAAACCCCAGCATTAAATCCGTATAAGATATTGTTGTCATCTACGTCATCTCCGTTATTTACTAAGTTTGACATATTGAATCCTCCTTTTACCCCAAATTCGGTGTTTACATTATTGTCCTGTGCGTGCAGCATTCCAAACGAAGCTGATAAAAAAAGTGTTAAGGCGCATAAAAAATTGGCTTGTAATTTCATAGTTAAAAATTTAGTTAATAGATTGATAATAGGCGTTTATACATTTTGTTTTCTTAATCTTTCGGTTTCCCTTAAAAGTTTGTATTGTTCAGGCAGATATCGCAGTACTAATTCCAAGATTTTTTTATCATTTGTTTCTCTTGAAATAGATTCAAATAACTCAATCTGGTCGTCTAAAGCTTCTTTCGTGGCGTTTAAATAAATATCATTAAAATCATTTGTTTTTGCATCAGTTAGGTTGTACAGGTCTATTTTGTGCATGGCATTGATTTCCGTTATTACAATGAGCTTTCTATTGGCCATTCTTGTTATTTCATTTAGCAATTGCGTTTCTCTGAATTCGATTCTCTGACTTAATTGCTTTACGATAACGTCTGAACTTTTTTGTTGTGCAATTTGACTTTTAGAAATAATTCCTTTACTTAAATTCGCCGTCGAAATAAAAAAGAAAACTTCTGTTTTTTCTTTTTCATTAATTGCAAAAGATTGATTCTTTAAAGACTTTTCTATTGGATTTATTCTTTTGCAAGATGAGCTGCAAATGATTATCGCCGATAAGAAAAAGACTTTAAAAAAGATAGTCTTTAGATGGTGAATTTTGTTCATTATTACTTCATAAAGTATTACATTACAAAGATGCTAACGAATGCAAGAATTTACTTTACAGCATAAAAAAGAAACGTTATATAATTCCCATAATGGATTTATATAACGTTATTTATGTGTTTTTTTAATGAAGTTTAATCGGGTAGAAACACCGTAAATACTGAGCCTTCGCCCATAGTACTGTTGGCTATAATATGACCTTTATGATTCTCTACAATTTTTTTGCAGATAGCCAAACCAATTCCAGTTCCGGGATATTCTGTTTTAGAATGAAGACGCTGAAAAAGAATAAAAATGGTTTCTTTAAATTGCGGATCAAATCCCATTCCGTTATCGGTGAAAGTTATTTTATGGAATTTCTTTACAGATTGATCGACAATTTCTGGATAATCTGAAGAACTAACTTTTTCGCTAGAAATTGAAATTTCTGGTTCAACTCCAGGGCGACTATATTTTAATGAATTTCCAATTAAATTAATGAACAGCTGTTCGATCTGATATGGAATTACCGATAATTTTGGAAGCTTGTTTGATTTGATAACAGCCTTCTTGTCTTCAATTACTTCTGCTAATTCAGACTCAGCATTATCAAGAAGTTCGTTGAGATTTATTTTTATAAATTCCTTTTTAGTAGTGTTAGTTCGAGAAAATAAAAGCAAATCATCAATTAAGACACGCATTCTTTTAGCAGAAACCTCAATTTTTGTGATATAATTTTTACCGCTTTCAGACATAACTTCTTTATCTGCATCTGAAACTCGAGAAATGAAAGTTTGAATTTTTCTAAGAGGTTCCTGCAAATCGTGACTCGCAACATGATTGAAAGAAGCTAATTCTTTATTGCTTTTTTCTAATTCTTTGTTTCGTTCCTGAAGTTCGATATTTAGTAAATGTTCGTCAGTAATATCGAAATTGATTCCTAATAAAATTTTACTTCCTTGTTGATCTGTAACCAA encodes the following:
- the prfA gene encoding peptide chain release factor 1; this translates as MLDRLQYVKQRFDEISDLIIQPDVISDQKRYKLLNQEYKSIKALVDKREEYILVLANIDEANEIIADGSDADMVEMAKMQLDEAKERLPELEDEIKFMLIPKDPEDAKNVMVEIRAGTGGDEASIFAGDLFRMYTKYCESMGWRTSVVDMNEGTSGGFKEVIFEVTGEDVYGTLKFEAGVHRVQRVPQTETQGRVHTSAATVMVLPEAEEFDVQVDMNDVRVDFFCSSGPGGQSVNTTKSAVRLTHIPTGLVAQCQDEKSQHKNKDKALMVLRSRLYEMELAKKQEEDAKKRSSQVSSGDRSAKIRTYNYAQGRVTDHRVGLTLYDLGNIMNGDIQKIVAELQLVNNMEKLKEASEVY
- a CDS encoding DUF5723 family protein, which gives rise to MKKTLLLLCFFGSFFYARSQSYFGFRDDNYAGIQSAIFNPSAIAASKYSADVTLFSASGTGQNDLYSVNFASILDGSYDFDTEANKNFKSNNRGNFNIDVLGPSVMFNITPVHSMAIFTRVRSITNIVDVNGQLVDEVNKDTDFSNSFMIQGGNPNGVTNSWAEIGASYATVLLDRDDNFIKGGITVKYLMAGVNGYLNGNDISVAFNRNNANPQQSEYYSTGTLRTAASYDYDNGEDPKFDAGSAGVGVDLGFTYEYQTNCHTCIGNRYKFKLAASITDIGKLNYKNVVENTYNLNGRVTQDDIESADNIFEFFNANYTKVSSRKGIQANLPTALHTNFDWNINQKFYLNLSTDFSLVDAKKVNGTAIANSVSFTPRYETRQFSFYVPVTYMQYSGTQIGAGFRAGPLFVGSGTLFTNLFSNSSKGCNIYAGLKIPIYQNYN
- a CDS encoding YtxH domain-containing protein, which translates into the protein MKASSTILGILGAAAAGAFIGVLFAPDKGSNTRKKIKDKSKDYGDNLKTKFDNVVNTITSNGKEILEEGKSKLNQVKEDYNTLKDDVKTVKSNY
- a CDS encoding lmo0937 family membrane protein, with product MSNLLYTIAVILVILWALGFFVYSFGSIIHILLVIAIIAILLRLIKGREI
- a CDS encoding porin family protein, translating into MKLQANFLCALTLFLSASFGMLHAQDNNVNTEFGVKGGFNMSNLVNNGDDVDDNNILYGFNAGVYATLPISDFVAIQPEVLFTTKGAKLEYSGAGFNGDAKFKLNYIEVPLLVRVNVTKNFNIHAGGYASYLVSSKVTGSGDIEFEQNIDRDDLAKFDAGIAAGVGVDFDPVSIGVRYNYGLTTVGKERTTLGTTYTFPDAKNSNLTLYLSYKLN
- a CDS encoding DUF4142 domain-containing protein, whose translation is MNKIHHLKTIFFKVFFLSAIIICSSSCKRINPIEKSLKNQSFAINEKEKTEVFFFISTANLSKGIISKSQIAQQKSSDVIVKQLSQRIEFRETQLLNEITRMANRKLIVITEINAMHKIDLYNLTDAKTNDFNDIYLNATKEALDDQIELFESISRETNDKKILELVLRYLPEQYKLLRETERLRKQNV